The genomic window ttggtgtcccaccaaaacctcatcataaaacacattctcactttctgcctaatgctagcttcaaacaattagataaactagttaactatttgcTGTTTCAtagtttttttagttttattacctttagcaagGAAAAAGGATTCCACATATGGTTAGTTTGCTGCATGAGAAACATTGGTaatgaactaagtttggtgttcacacaccaaagtaagttcaagagCCACAAATAAGCTTTGCATATTAATCAGTTACCtaaagggcttgagaagcaagcaacttttgagaatcatGCAGGAAAACAGCAAACATTTGAAGACAATCTGCAGTATAACTCAAAAGAGACAtaacagaaggaagaatgaaaagctacaacccaacaggttgtatttatACTTAATCCTTGTAGTTATGAAATGTTTTAATTCAGGGATTCCTTTATGCCTTGCTAGAATGATCATTTAGTTGCAAGTAAAAGTACATGCTAAAGAAAGCTATCTGAAATTTCTCTTTAGCCTAAAAGTTATCTGCATAATAAATGTCATCCCTCATCAGCTTGAGTACTTTGCTTTGTTCCCTTGCTGTTCAAATAAAAAGAGAGATGTTTGAGTTAGAAAAGtgattgttcaatgttgcaaaagttagaatgaaagttagtggtggtatgtgtttaATTCAATTGTTAGCTCACAGAATAATtgctgcataatgacatgttaCTTGAAACCTAAACTAGTGTGCAGCTATGAAGCCTTGAATTAATAAAGAATCCCTTGAAAATGAatcaaaatagaaagaaaaagaaagagcaaagtgatgcggtattttacaaccacacttactaaccggcaagtgtaccgggtcgtaccaagtaataccttacgtgagtaagggtcgatcccacgaggattgatggattaagcaacaatagtgtttgataggattagttagacaaacaaaaaagagTATTTGAATATTCAATCATGTAGAAATTAAACtagtaaagtaaataaattgggaagaaaatatggagaaaatagttaaggtttcagagttatctattttttcggattaacttttcttactaactaatttaattatgcaggatttaatttatggcaaactgtatgtgactagaccctaattccttagaccttcctagtctcctctaaaattcattaactgccaattccttggtcaattaattccaattagagggtgataatcaatttctagtttatatgccacaaaaactctaattacccaaaaataaaaggattatatgtcacgtatcctgttaaatccagataattaaaatttaggagaaattgttttcaagctgttgttcaaataaagagcttttccaagttttacaagaactcaaatagaaagagggtcatacttctgttccacccaaattcataaaataaagagcgaaaataattcttaaatataaatccatacataaattaaaatagaaaaagtaataaaatcaatccatacaaatagacagtgctcctaaccttaacagtggaggtttagttgctcatagaaaagagagaaaatttggATTGTCAATTATGTTCCACTGATGGGATGAGGTGGAATCTCCCCCAGGACCTCTCTACAAAGGAAGGAAAGCTtcctccttttataactaatcctaataaatttaaaatctaatatctaaaactaaaaattaaaataatatcttttcctagaattaaaatttgaatttaaatttaaattaatttaaataatcaaatcttcaatggatggatggggaccacttgaattgtccatgctgcagcttctaatctgtgttttctgggctggaaacagggtcaaaatagcccagaaatcgcccccagcgttttctgtcaaTTCTGCAGATTGCTCATGTGACGtgtctgcgtcgtccatgcgttcgcgtcatttatgcagattccagtccacgcgttcgcgtcaggcacgcgatcgcgtcattgcgatttcctctattccgcgcggtcgcgtgagccatgcgtccgcgtcggtatttgctggtcatctccttggcttcttctctttctctgcagaaacttcatcaaatccatccgaatgctacctaaaataaataaaattgcacaaaactcaaaatagtatccatagtggctaaaatataattaattcttaaattcaacaatttagatgcaaattcactaggaaaagatagacaagatgctcacgcatcacaacaccaaacttaaactgttgcttgtcctcaagcaaccaaaactaatataagcttaggatgtgaatttgcatgagaatgagagttcgattaagcttccttagggccctcctatccattaatgctcaaagtcttggatcctttttaccctttgccttttagtttaaagggttattggctttttctgcttgctttttttctttattttatttatttatttattttttttggctttgtgtttttcactgctttttcttgcttcaagaatcaattttatgatttttcagattatcaataacatttctctttttcatcattctttcaagagccaacaattttaacattcataaactttactataaaaaatatgcactgttcaagcatgcattcagagtcacagaaaataccaccatatTTAAGTAgataagactattcttcaatatagaCCAACTTTCTCATACAATATATCACtcctatatattatttatttaaatttttttttttgaattcaagctcagtgagtaatacatgagacatctttttagAATTAAAGCAATTacgagaaaactaaactagtcctaggattctaactaataaaggatcatgcaacaaacaaagcaaaataacaggaaaccgaaacataacataaaaaaagaggggaggaataaaaaatgaaaggaactcaaccaccttaattatcctagcggtcactttattcttcaggttgtgctccttcgcgaagatgattcgcctccctttgtactagaaaacctataagcgcagcgtcaacaccaaacttaaaggttttcttgtcctcaagcaaagaagaactgaaaatagaagagacaaatattaaaaatgaaagaaaaattaaaaggataagagaataagagagaattaggattgggagagagagagaaagaaactgGGCGGCacaagcgacgcgttcgcgtcaatgacgcgatcgcgtacgtcgcgcatccttcataatgacgcgttagcgtcaggcacgcgtccgcgtggatggccatgtatgcaaatgacgcggacgcatcgggcacgcgtccgcgtgaccgaatttgtgcttttagcataCATCTTGCCTCAAGCCAGCACAATTCTCTGCCCAGACACCTTTTACGTCGATTCTTCATGTCCGCGTCCGCGtcgatgacgcggtcgcatgagccatgcgtccgcgtgggcttgtttgtgctaGAGGCATAATTCTTGCGCCActcccgcacaactctctgttcaaatttattttttcacgcacacatgattgacgcgttcgcgtcaatgacgcgttcgcgtcaatgacgcgatcgcatcatgtgcctcttttttttttagcctgaggtgttcggttcctgtgataaaatagctgcatgatcagaaaattagtaagaacttaataaaaaaaataaaataactaagaaaactactactacaaaaaatagctaaggatgaaaaagaatgatcataccacggtgggatgtctcccaccaagcacttttagttaaagtccttaagttggacatgttgtgagcttcttgtcatggtggcttgtgcttgtactgatccaggaatctccaccaatttttgtaattccaatggctacCGGGATCCCAAACGAGGCGCATAACGCCTTTGAGCAAGTGGAAACAAGTGACagggccccaagagtgttgattgtgggaatgaattccagggtcccaaaccttgcttttacacccgtcttcttgtgtatcaccattgttcccaccgggtggcaagcaatctgaattctcacagagGCATCCAAACAACCTTTtggacccattcaattgagctctataccaatccttgcacttcgatTTGGagtatgcaaccatattgaaccttgcttgacaactctgaccactaaccatctttctcttactcttaatgccacaaagagctctaagttgaccatccatctccagtagcccatattcaagtgggaaagtaaggaTTAAGGATATGAATTTtaaccacttgaatgttgtattggatggtgatggctttgggagaggtcttgcaagctccactcccttgtgttcttctttgaattcttccacctctttgcaagcttcctccatttcaacctcttcctcttggtaactgtcttctaattcaatctctgcttcattgcttaccaatggcatgggaggttgtgcatcttcctcctttgtaggtgcatcttcctcctttgtttttgcatcttcctcttcttccatgtgtgaggatggaaagttctctagttcactggagtataaactcctttgattgatttcctcactttcttccataggatcttgcattgtatcttttgggaaggaatttgcttgttcctcttcctggtacttgataatcgactgcatatgcttctctatattttttacacttgtctttatatcatgtaagcattctttcatgagaagcttaagatctgatggtatttgagatgaataagaaggaggttatggttcttgataagtgtaaaaagaggatggttcttggtatggatagggagatagtggctcttgatatgggtagaaagatgataGTTCATGATacggatagagaggtggtggttcttgatatgaatatggaggtggtggctcttgatagttggaacatggagcactgaggtttctttggttttgaccttgccaaccaaaatttgggtagttttCCCATTCATAAGGATATGAATCACTACTCGGGCGTGAGTAGTAGCCcatatgatctctctccattattttttcttagcacaaaatACCAAACaggattaaacgcaccatgtggttgACAagcaagcaaagaagaaagaacaaaattctaaaaattaaaataagaaagattaaaataaaatttctgaaattagaaaaaattattagtgttatttatttataaaattatttatttaattatttatttatttatttttttaattaaaaatagaaataaaataaagctaataaaatatagaaagaaaaaaaatataataataatgaaaagaacagaatgaaaataaaagaaattaaaataaaaaaagggaaagtatatataaaaaaaaacggACGAAAGctccttttaaaaaaatttaaaagctaaacgaaaaagaaaaaaaggaaaaaaattttttttaaaacggGGGACAGGGGAATGGGAAACGAGGATGAAAACGCAGGGGAGGGGGGTCACgagaaacaagaaaaataattttttttttgaaaaataataaaacaattttttttaaataaaattaaaattaaaatgcctaatctaaacaatcaaacaactaatagttgttaatcacagtcaatcctcggcaacgcaaaaataaaaggattatatgtcacgtatcccgttaagtccaaataattaaaatttaggagaatatgttttcaagctgttgttcaagtaaagagcttttccaagttttacaagaactcaaatagaaagagggtcatacttccgttccacccaaattcataaaataaagagcgaaaataattcttaaatttaaatccatacataaattaaaatagaaaaagtaataaaatcaatccatacaaatagaaagagctcctaaccttaacagtggaggtttagttgctcatagaaaagagagaaaattaggattgtCAATTATGTTCTCCTGATGGGATGAGGTGGAATCTCCCCCAGGACCTCTCTACAAAGGAAGGAAAGCTtcctccttttataactaatcctaataaatttaaaatctaatatctaaaactaaaaattaaaataatatcttttcctagaattaaattttgaatttaaatttgaattaatttaaataatcaaatcttcaatggatggatggggaccacttgaattgtccatgctgcagcttctaatctgtgttttctgggctggaaacagggtcaaaatagcccagaaatcgcccccagcgttttctgtcaattctgcagattgctcatgtgacgcgtccgcgtcgtccttgcgttcgcgtcatttgtgcagattccagtccacgcgttcgcgtcaggcacgcgatcgcgtcattgcgatttcctctattccgcgcggtcgcgtaagccatgcgtccgcgtcggtatttgctggtcatctccttggcttcttctctttctctgcagaaacttcatcaaatccatccgaatgctacctaaaataaataaaattgcacaaaactcaaaatagcattcatagtggctaaaatataattaattcttacttaaattcaacaatttagatgcaaattcactaggaaaatatagacaagatgctcacgcatcacaaagCCAATAATTGGCAAAGAAATAAACaacaaggctagacaccaatagcttggaccctaggacacatgcctgtggtgtttttgtactaggatatgcttggataagtaagttctaaggagtatttcaaaacttggccacttagatcaactgatttgggattgccaactgaaagtccacaataaagagcaacctagctacaaaacacttagttatccaaagggttgttgggcatcaatgatcctaggaagaaaaaagtgagccatgtgtctgtggtgaaggaatgttgagtgaaattaagccaaaggccactacaacatttgccaccaagccttcaataatTAATAAGCTCTctaatgcaaaagaaagaaggaaaaagctaCCAAGGGAAGTGAGCAAAAAGTAAGgcattgtagcagcaaccttagtAAATCTTTGAAGAAACATTGTTTGTTTAACAGCAGGTAATAAATAAGCTACTATTGATCTGCATGAaatcccatgaaccaagttcaactattTGCTTAATAAGGACATGTATACTTCTCTATTACATTCTATATTGCTCTTATGtttaatgcttgcttggggacaagcaagttttaagtttggtgttgtgatgacaagtcatcttagcctagttttactagtctttttctttgtttttattaggttttatgcactttcttgcattgtaagtaaataatttggagtggaattgcatgtttTGTTAAATCaaccaaccaccctttaattgatacaaaatcatgaggtttaagctaaaattaattgaattatgaatgaattttaaactttgtgaatttggtgatactttgattggttgatttgattacttgtaggtgaagaaagaagaaaataagaaaagcgtggcctaaggagcgTGCCCAAAGGAAGCAAGAAGCGTGCCCAAGAGAAGAAAAGCATAGCAACATCAAAGAAGAATGGAAGCTAAGTTGGGAGAATGAACCGAGCTTCACAAGGaataaaaagagaaagcaaggcaccaagctcagttcacttagttaactgagcactaaagaaagcaaggaaatgacataaagctcagttcactaagtgagctttatcgggctccttcaagaattaattcaaagcaaaattcccatgaatgaagccaccaagtttcgaactcatgaactaaaggaagcaaggaacactctttgcaaggaaaataaaagaaaatggccAAAAAGTTTCATCCAAGGTTCGAACTAGGAACCACACGCTACTTAGCTTGCAAGAGAATAAGCCAAGATGCATTCCAAGGGGTTCGAACCAGGGAGCTCCATGGGAAGCAAGGAAGGAGCGTCCAACCCctccaaggaaattagcttcagattgcttccaccaaggttcaaACTTGGAAGCATGAGGATGCTACAATGGGGAGTTCAGTTGAttttcccaactgagcgctactctTCCCCCATCCCCCATACTTTGGCGCAACAAGAAGCACCAAGGAGCAAGCCTAGCGCACACAATGACACGGCCAAGGAGCTTGTCAAGCGCACATTGACACGGCCAGgacatagagctcagttcaaaattccaactgagctctattgaAGTGTAATATGGCCAAGGCTGGGACGCGCACCAAATTGGACAAGCAAAGCAACATTGGGCGCttagtttggttttccaactgagccgtcCCCAGGGAGGTGGATCTTGGaccaaaaatccaatttaattcatttcttccccaaattttagagcccacccaaattcttagatctaaagtaggaagtgtataaataggtgatagtttgatttagagaggacgGACCTTttagcttctttgagaattttcatttttgtaatttttgagctttttactttgaatttggatctttgagaattgggaaggagaattgatctctcttcttccttgttcttgcttgagcactctttacttcttgttttggatcttgggtggagaattgaagaaattctgtttcaatctcactttAAGATCTCTTGTTTAATCTTTCTGCAAAATTCTAAGAAACTTTGAGTTACATTCcaaattctgtttactgttttctcttatctacttcttctgcaacttAATTctccatttcttttgcaattgttcttgttggatcaaggaaggatttgagatctagacttgttttctagtctcttccactcctgagatctttaatttctcttttaatttctgtaattgagctacatttactttctgttttaattcttcaagtatttttactcttctgtttgagatctatttgaattcaattcatcttttgctcttctgtttattgtaatttacttcttcttgtttaaattctgtaatcccagctcccaattcctttattaattcaagcaatttacatttcctgtactttaagattcagtcatttacatttcttgtaatcTAAGCTTctacaatttaaattacttgttctttaagattcagcacttttattttctgtgcTCTTTAATTCACtacaattcttccctctccctttacatttcaagcaatttagcttctgtcaattacaaacaactcaaaccaatacttgattcgcttgactaaatcaattactaaactaaaattgctcaatccttcaatccctgtgggattgacctcactcatgtgagttattattacttgatgcgacccggtacacttgccggttagttagggtgttggaatttgttttccaaaatatcccatcagaactcaaaccaaaacagttggaaaaacacaaatCACAACAATCAGCAAAAcaataaccaaaacacatacagaaaaccacaaaacacttaccccaactctaaccatcatccatccaccAACCAAGCCAACAATTAAAACACTTAtcctcaaccctcaacaccccacaaccaaccaatctcacaagactctcagaggataaCCAACTTGGAGATATTAATGGAGAAAATGATAAAGCATCAAGAGATGACAATAAAGAACCAGGAGGcttccatgaagaatatggaAAGGCAGATTGGACAGCTCTCCAAACAAATTGCTATTGAGAGACCTTtgagctcactcccaagtgacaccattcgtAATCCAAAAGAGGAATGCAAAGCTATACAACTAAGGAGTAAAAAAATcttggtgaaaaatgaagaagcaaccaagaagccaaaggaagATGACAAGAAACAGGGTGAAAAAGAGGAAGCCAATGATAAGGATGTaacagcaagcaagcaaacttcaAAGCAAGCCCAAGAAAAGGAGGAACAGctaaaaatttcaagaaaagggaaggaagcaATTGAAGAACCAACTAAGGATCACAGGCAGGGAGTGAATttcacacctccattgccatatccccaaagattcaacaaggagactaaggaccaacacttccctaaatttctcgaaatcttcaagaaattagAGATCAACATACCCTTGgctgaggcacttgagcaaatgcctctatatgccaagtttttgaaggagcttattaacaagaagagaagctggcaaGAAAATGAAACTATACTGCTCACAGAAGAATGCAGAGCATTAATTCAGAAAGGACTCCCCCCTAAACTTGAAGATCCTGGAAGTTTCTTTCTACCTTGTGCCATTGGCAATATGACCATCAACAAGGCAatgtgtgacttaggggccagtATCAATCTAATGTCTTCCTCACTggtgaaaaagctatgcatagaagaAGTAAAACCAGTACAGATGTCTCTAGAATTGGTGGACAAGTCAGTGATATGTCCCAGGGGTGTGATTGAGAATCTTCTAGTAAAGGTGGACAAATTCAtcttccctgcagattttgtggtcttAGATTCAG from Arachis ipaensis cultivar K30076 chromosome B09, Araip1.1, whole genome shotgun sequence includes these protein-coding regions:
- the LOC107615721 gene encoding uncharacterized protein LOC107615721 yields the protein MEKMIKHQEMTIKNQEASMKNMERQIGQLSKQIAIERPLSSLPSDTIRNPKEECKAIQLRSKKILVKNEEATKKPKEDDKKQGEKEEANDKDVTASKQTSKQAQEKEEQLKISRKGKEAIEEPTKDHRQGKGLPPKLEDPGSFFLPCAIGNMTINKAMCDLGASINLMSSSLVKKLCIEEVKPVQMSLELVDKSVICPRGVIENLLVKVDKFIFPADFVVLDSDEDEGDSIILGRPFLATARAIIDVEQGELTLRMYDKSVTLNVFPEIQLIDEKKDCMETDKKNLQWKEEINKTISSYLPKQEVDNGSMAKRERNYAE